In Maridesulfovibrio bastinii DSM 16055, a single genomic region encodes these proteins:
- a CDS encoding APC family permease, which produces MSEKNEGSISLLGAVSIGIGGMVGGGIFAVLGVAVSMAHGATPLAFIIAGIISMLTAYSYAKLSVVFPSQGGTVVFLDQAFGRDSLTGGFNFVLWLSYLVTLALYATAFASYAETFFSHQSFFLHHTLISAAIILPSLLNLVGAEIISRSETIIVVLKLVLLAVVIASGIAFIEPDRLAVSNWAPVSSIIPAGMVIFVAYEGFELIANSAEDIKNPAVNLPRAFYLSVGLVIALYVLVAVLTVGVVPEDVIASAKDYVLAEAARPALGQFGFSLVGVSAMLATFSAINATIYGNARLGFILAKEKELPEIMERKVWNQPSGVLIVGALSLLMANFLDLQAISVIASAGFLLIFSGVNLAGFFLAEKIKARKTPMLVGFIVCLGALVTLLWRSAYDNPEACWAFFAFIAASFLFEAAMGKLNSSKIRAWHEFRKK; this is translated from the coding sequence TTGAGTGAAAAAAATGAAGGTTCCATAAGTCTGCTTGGGGCAGTTTCCATAGGAATCGGTGGCATGGTCGGCGGAGGAATTTTTGCTGTTCTAGGCGTTGCTGTTTCCATGGCTCACGGCGCAACACCTCTGGCATTTATCATCGCCGGAATAATTTCCATGCTGACAGCCTACTCCTACGCAAAACTGTCCGTTGTCTTCCCGAGTCAGGGCGGAACTGTTGTTTTTCTTGATCAGGCCTTCGGCAGAGACAGCCTTACTGGCGGCTTTAATTTTGTTCTCTGGCTCAGTTATCTGGTCACGCTCGCCCTTTATGCCACGGCTTTTGCCTCGTATGCTGAAACATTTTTTTCACATCAGTCTTTTTTTCTCCATCATACCTTAATAAGTGCAGCCATTATCCTGCCGTCACTGCTCAATCTAGTCGGGGCGGAGATCATAAGCCGTTCGGAAACAATCATCGTTGTTTTGAAGCTTGTTCTGCTGGCTGTAGTGATTGCCTCCGGGATTGCTTTTATTGAACCGGACAGGCTCGCAGTTTCAAACTGGGCTCCTGTCTCATCCATCATTCCCGCTGGGATGGTTATTTTTGTCGCTTATGAAGGGTTCGAACTGATTGCTAATTCCGCAGAGGATATAAAAAATCCGGCGGTAAATCTTCCTAGGGCATTTTATCTTTCAGTGGGGCTGGTTATCGCCCTCTACGTGCTTGTTGCCGTATTAACCGTTGGTGTGGTGCCTGAAGATGTGATTGCCTCAGCAAAAGATTACGTTCTTGCGGAAGCCGCCCGTCCGGCTCTGGGGCAGTTCGGATTCTCGTTGGTGGGTGTCTCCGCTATGCTGGCTACATTTTCAGCTATTAATGCCACTATTTATGGAAACGCCCGGCTGGGATTTATTCTGGCAAAGGAAAAAGAACTGCCGGAAATAATGGAACGCAAAGTCTGGAATCAGCCTTCAGGAGTTCTGATTGTAGGTGCGCTTTCATTACTTATGGCAAATTTTCTCGATCTTCAGGCTATATCAGTCATAGCCAGTGCCGGGTTTCTGCTGATATTTTCAGGAGTGAATCTGGCTGGTTTTTTCCTTGCGGAAAAAATAAAAGCCCGCAAGACTCCCATGCTTGTCGGGTTTATTGTCTGCCTTGGAGCACTTGTAACTTTGTTATGGCGTTCAGCATACGATAATCCTGAAGCCTGCTGGGCATTTTTTGCTTTCATAGCGGCTTCATTCTTATTTGAAGCCGCTATGGGAAAATTGAACTCATCCAAAATCAGAGCATGGCATGAGTTCCGCAAAAAGTAA
- a CDS encoding ABC transporter ATP-binding protein has protein sequence MHGDFLSLNSLTVIAGQDKSGNAEGNDIVFSPGEITALLGPTGSGKSRFLYDIESLADCDTPSMRTVLLDGVKPDPDSRFELQGRLVAQLTQNMNFVLDMGVYDFICTHAESRSVDDPEETACKVLAAANELAGENFERETQLTQLSGGQSRALMIADAALLSWSPILLIDEIENAGVDKIRALELLVKSDKIVVIATHDPVLALSADRRLVIENGAVRDIMHRSEAEENLLKKLEAMESEYSKIRSKLRKGESLE, from the coding sequence ATGCACGGTGATTTTTTAAGTCTCAATAGCCTTACTGTTATTGCCGGGCAGGATAAATCAGGTAATGCCGAAGGAAATGACATTGTTTTTTCGCCCGGAGAAATAACAGCCCTTCTGGGACCAACGGGCTCCGGCAAAAGTAGGTTCCTGTATGATATTGAATCCCTTGCTGATTGCGATACTCCATCAATGAGGACTGTACTTCTTGATGGAGTAAAGCCTGACCCCGACAGCCGTTTCGAGTTGCAGGGCCGGCTTGTTGCCCAGCTTACTCAGAATATGAATTTTGTTCTGGATATGGGGGTTTATGATTTTATCTGCACTCATGCGGAAAGCAGAAGTGTTGACGATCCTGAGGAGACCGCCTGCAAAGTTCTTGCAGCTGCAAATGAACTGGCCGGGGAGAATTTTGAACGTGAAACCCAGCTTACTCAGCTTTCCGGGGGACAATCCAGAGCCCTTATGATTGCTGATGCTGCGCTTTTAAGCTGGTCTCCTATTCTGCTGATTGATGAAATTGAAAATGCCGGTGTTGATAAAATCAGGGCCTTGGAGCTGCTTGTCAAAAGCGATAAAATTGTTGTCATTGCCACTCATGATCCCGTCCTTGCCCTTTCAGCCGACCGTAGACTGGTTATTGAAAACGGAGCGGTAAGGGATATCATGCATCGTTCCGAAGCTGAAGAGAACCTCCTGAAAAAGCTTGAAGCAATGGAGAGTGAATATTCAAAAATTCGTTCTAAACTCAGGAAAGGTGAGTCTTTGGAGTAA
- a CDS encoding ABC transporter substrate-binding protein, which yields MKTLDKLMASVIESGQQDTPDPADLDLLLYSPCPVKLAVKERLDAVIKAYEEENDPIKIHIPMGCTSVDPFDPLHYESDPDKLPSIIASIGFGDFFRKGFSDKFVKTGLFEAVLPEKVTPLHEKAGIVDPKGHYTVYALTPYIFMVDKQRLGDTPPPEKWADLLDPKYRGQINMCGDGDDMADAVLMLIYKDFGMEGIKKLAANANGLMHSSRMGKSGGAEKGGGIYILPYFFAETSKQPEYMEVIWPKDGTAASPIYFLAKKDARPRIDKILEFFIKGFGEIPSAQWFLPLGGPLPPTHAPENTIKWVGWDFIYDNDITVLRDELNGTFRKLVKETF from the coding sequence ATGAAGACTCTCGATAAATTGATGGCTTCGGTTATAGAGTCCGGGCAACAGGATACTCCTGACCCCGCAGACCTTGATCTGCTCCTTTATTCTCCATGCCCGGTCAAGCTGGCAGTTAAAGAACGGCTTGACGCTGTAATCAAGGCTTATGAAGAGGAGAATGATCCAATAAAAATTCATATCCCCATGGGTTGCACTTCTGTGGACCCTTTTGATCCTCTGCATTACGAAAGTGATCCGGACAAACTTCCTTCAATCATTGCTTCAATCGGTTTTGGTGATTTTTTCCGCAAAGGATTTTCAGATAAATTTGTAAAGACCGGGCTTTTTGAAGCTGTTCTGCCTGAAAAAGTCACCCCGCTGCATGAAAAGGCCGGGATAGTTGATCCTAAAGGTCATTACACCGTCTATGCCCTGACCCCTTATATTTTCATGGTTGATAAGCAGCGCCTCGGTGATACTCCTCCGCCTGAAAAGTGGGCCGATCTGCTGGACCCCAAGTATCGCGGCCAGATCAACATGTGCGGAGACGGTGATGATATGGCTGATGCCGTACTTATGCTGATTTATAAGGATTTTGGTATGGAAGGCATCAAAAAGCTTGCCGCCAATGCCAACGGTCTTATGCACTCTTCAAGAATGGGAAAATCAGGCGGAGCAGAGAAGGGCGGAGGCATCTATATTCTTCCGTATTTTTTTGCAGAAACATCCAAACAGCCTGAGTATATGGAAGTTATCTGGCCCAAAGACGGTACGGCCGCAAGTCCCATATATTTTCTGGCCAAAAAGGACGCCCGGCCCCGGATCGACAAAATTTTAGAGTTTTTCATCAAAGGATTCGGAGAGATTCCCAGCGCGCAATGGTTTCTGCCGTTAGGTGGACCGCTTCCACCAACCCATGCTCCTGAAAATACAATTAAATGGGTTGGATGGGACTTTATTTATGATAATGATATAACTGTATTGCGTGATGAATTGAACGGAACTTTCAGAAAGCTTGTCAAGGAGACATTTTGA
- a CDS encoding GTP-binding protein: protein MRLVTVAGPPSCGKTSILTKACSDLLAKGISCAVVKFDCLQTKDDDIYARAGIPSTAVLSGGLCPDHFFATNLEEAFSWAEGTNAECCIIETAGLCNRCSPHMRGVLGICVIDNLMGIEAPKKIGPMLKLADLVLVTKGDLVSQAEREVYRHRIRQMNKKAVIRNINGLTGQGCRDLATVLSMAPDIKTVTEMRLRFAMPAAVCSYCLSETRIGNRYQKGNVKKAVFGGSDAR, encoded by the coding sequence TTGAGACTTGTAACTGTTGCCGGACCTCCTTCATGCGGTAAAACGTCTATATTGACCAAAGCCTGCTCTGATCTTCTTGCTAAGGGAATTTCATGCGCTGTAGTCAAATTCGACTGCCTGCAGACTAAGGATGACGATATTTATGCGAGGGCCGGTATTCCTTCAACTGCTGTGCTTTCCGGCGGTCTTTGTCCTGATCATTTTTTTGCCACTAATCTGGAAGAAGCTTTCAGCTGGGCAGAAGGGACAAATGCCGAGTGCTGTATTATCGAGACTGCAGGACTCTGCAATCGCTGCTCTCCGCACATGCGCGGAGTGCTGGGAATTTGCGTTATTGATAACCTTATGGGCATTGAGGCTCCTAAAAAAATAGGCCCTATGCTTAAGCTGGCAGACCTTGTACTGGTGACCAAAGGTGATCTTGTTTCACAGGCTGAACGCGAGGTTTATCGGCATCGCATCCGTCAGATGAACAAGAAAGCGGTTATAAGAAATATTAACGGACTTACCGGACAGGGATGCCGTGACCTTGCAACTGTTTTGAGCATGGCTCCGGATATAAAAACAGTAACTGAAATGCGGCTGCGTTTTGCAATGCCTGCTGCGGTCTGCTCTTATTGTCTTAGTGAAACAAGAATCGGTAACAGATATCAGAAGGGCAATGTGAAAAAAGCTGTTTTCGGAGGTTCTGATGCACGGTGA
- a CDS encoding AAA family ATPase, producing MAIITISRGSYSKGKEIAEKVASCLGYSCTSRDIILESSEEFNIPEIKLVRALHDSPSVLNRFVHGKERYLAHIRSALLQSARKDNLVYHGLAGHYFLMNIPNVFKIRITADINTRVAEEMTRENISAEKAEYILRKDDEERRKWGLQIYGIDPWDSRLYDMTLHIGTFKVEDAVEIICEQVKKGAFKTTEKAQKWLDDLALAATVKVAIIDVAPMAEVTADSGVVSINSTRLNTSVSCRLYDQIMEKAAKVDGVSEVKILGTGKIAQRVVNPFHHIE from the coding sequence ATGGCGATAATAACAATTTCAAGAGGCTCATACAGCAAAGGAAAAGAAATAGCGGAGAAAGTCGCTTCGTGTCTGGGATATTCCTGTACATCAAGAGATATCATTCTGGAATCTTCAGAAGAGTTCAACATACCTGAAATAAAACTTGTCAGGGCTCTGCACGACTCTCCTTCGGTCCTCAACCGTTTTGTCCACGGCAAGGAACGCTATCTTGCCCATATAAGAAGCGCGCTCCTACAGTCGGCAAGAAAAGATAATCTTGTTTATCACGGTCTTGCCGGACACTATTTTCTGATGAATATTCCCAATGTTTTCAAAATAAGGATTACTGCCGACATTAATACCAGAGTCGCAGAAGAAATGACCCGTGAAAACATTTCAGCAGAAAAAGCTGAATATATTCTCAGAAAGGATGATGAAGAACGCCGCAAATGGGGCTTGCAGATTTACGGAATAGACCCATGGGACAGCAGACTCTATGACATGACCCTGCATATCGGGACATTCAAGGTGGAAGATGCTGTAGAAATAATCTGCGAACAGGTCAAAAAGGGAGCTTTCAAAACAACAGAAAAAGCGCAGAAATGGCTTGATGATCTGGCGCTGGCTGCAACCGTAAAAGTCGCCATTATTGATGTGGCTCCGATGGCTGAAGTTACAGCAGACAGTGGCGTCGTAAGCATCAATTCAACAAGGCTCAACACCAGCGTTTCATGTCGGCTTTACGATCAGATTATGGAAAAAGCCGCTAAAGTAGACGGAGTTTCAGAGGTCAAAATCCTCGGCACGGGGAAGATAGCCCAGAGGGTTGTTAATCCTTTTCACCATATTGAATAA